The Saccharothrix variisporea genome has a segment encoding these proteins:
- a CDS encoding diacylglycerol/lipid kinase family protein: MRALLVVNPQATATTPAGRDVLAHALASDVKLDIVETTYRGHAADAAAQAVLDGYDLVVAHGGDGTVNEVVNGMLRDGVRPGVPMLGVVPGGSANVFAGALGLPRDPVEATYRLLQAIEHGTSRKVGLGHVSSARSGADDQHDRWFTFNAGVGWDADVVAGVEAQRAKGREASPALYVRAAFASYVTQRRHPANLTVHIPDEEPFEGVRLAFVSNTDPWTYLGDKAIRLNPSTSFDGGLGVFALHAMGLPTIARYVTHLLATDGNPKGGNLLRRDDVEFVRVTSRVPVNLQVDGDLLGLCTEVEFTSVPKALTVAV; encoded by the coding sequence GTGCGCGCACTTCTGGTGGTCAACCCGCAGGCGACGGCGACCACGCCTGCCGGCCGGGACGTGCTGGCGCACGCACTGGCCAGCGATGTGAAGCTCGACATCGTCGAGACGACCTACCGCGGGCACGCGGCGGACGCCGCGGCGCAGGCCGTGCTGGACGGGTATGACCTGGTCGTGGCGCATGGCGGCGACGGCACCGTGAACGAGGTCGTCAACGGCATGCTGCGCGACGGCGTGCGGCCGGGCGTGCCGATGCTGGGCGTGGTGCCCGGCGGGTCGGCCAACGTCTTCGCCGGTGCGCTGGGGCTGCCGCGCGACCCCGTCGAGGCCACCTACCGCCTCCTGCAGGCCATCGAGCACGGCACGAGCCGCAAGGTCGGCCTGGGGCACGTCTCCTCGGCCCGGTCGGGCGCGGACGACCAGCACGACCGCTGGTTCACCTTCAACGCGGGCGTCGGTTGGGACGCCGACGTCGTCGCCGGTGTCGAGGCGCAACGCGCGAAGGGTCGCGAGGCCTCCCCCGCCCTCTACGTGCGCGCCGCGTTCGCCAGTTACGTCACCCAGCGCCGGCACCCGGCGAACCTCACCGTGCACATCCCGGACGAGGAGCCGTTCGAAGGCGTTCGACTGGCGTTCGTCTCCAACACCGACCCGTGGACCTACCTCGGTGACAAGGCGATCCGCCTCAACCCGAGCACGTCGTTCGACGGCGGTCTGGGCGTGTTCGCGCTGCACGCGATGGGTCTGCCGACGATCGCGCGTTATGTGACGCATCTTTTGGCCACGGACGGGAACCCCAAGGGCGGGAACCTGCTGCGTCGCGACGATGTCGAGTTCGTCCGGGTGACGAGTCGGGTGCCGGTCAACCTCCAGGTGGACGGGGACCTGCTCGGCCTCTGCACCGAGGTGGAGTTCACGTCGGTGCCGAAGGCGCTCACGGTTGCCGTGTGA
- a CDS encoding MarR family transcriptional regulator, producing the protein MSALGRELSTAVVAFHEAVGARLRVGAVDQRALGVLAAHGPMTAGDLAKRINLTPGAVTGVVDRLEDAGLARRDPDPQDRRRVVVSAVRGVFGDVFDGLSKAMDELTASYTPEQQAVIEDWVVRTIEVLKEQTRVLSDPSSKAQRRTPTAP; encoded by the coding sequence ATGAGCGCCCTGGGTCGTGAGCTGAGCACCGCTGTTGTCGCCTTCCACGAAGCGGTCGGGGCGCGGCTTCGGGTGGGGGCGGTGGATCAGCGGGCGCTTGGGGTGTTGGCTGCGCACGGGCCCATGACGGCGGGGGATCTGGCCAAGCGGATCAACCTCACGCCTGGCGCGGTCACCGGAGTGGTTGATCGGCTTGAAGACGCCGGCCTGGCGCGGCGGGATCCCGATCCGCAGGACCGGCGACGGGTGGTTGTTTCGGCGGTGCGGGGCGTGTTCGGTGACGTGTTCGACGGGCTGAGCAAAGCGATGGACGAGTTGACCGCCAGCTACACGCCCGAGCAGCAAGCCGTCATCGAGGACTGGGTGGTGCGCACGATCGAGGTGCTCAAGGAGCAGACCCGCGTGTTGAGCGACCCGTCGAGCAAGGCTCAGCGGCGGACGCCGACCGCCCCGTAG
- a CDS encoding S1 family peptidase, producing MRHNRALSAVVGAATALLSALALTTFAPAAQAEDVQPYIIGGSYATNAPWAARLFRDGRQNCSATIIAPQWVLTAQHCVASSGTYTFRIGSLDQTTGGTLATATRIIQHPSVDLALAQLDRSVSATYAPLGTTTAVQVGQTVQLYGWGATCTDQPEINCQSRYLKYANTRVTSVNGRDYRGGIAISVTRVDGIAAGGDSGGPMFATSPVDGKYYQVGVASTSDRSTRSNYTAVTRYRDWIRSYAGV from the coding sequence ATGCGACACAACCGCGCCCTGTCCGCGGTGGTCGGAGCAGCTACCGCGCTCCTGTCCGCACTCGCCCTGACCACCTTCGCCCCGGCCGCACAGGCGGAGGACGTCCAGCCCTACATCATCGGCGGCAGCTACGCGACCAACGCCCCCTGGGCGGCCCGGCTGTTCCGCGACGGCCGGCAGAACTGCTCCGCCACGATCATCGCCCCGCAGTGGGTCCTGACCGCCCAGCACTGCGTGGCCAGCTCCGGCACCTACACCTTCCGCATCGGCAGCCTGGACCAGACCACCGGCGGCACCCTCGCCACCGCCACCCGGATCATCCAGCACCCGTCGGTCGACCTCGCCCTCGCGCAGCTCGACCGGTCCGTCTCGGCCACCTACGCCCCACTGGGCACCACCACGGCGGTCCAGGTCGGCCAGACCGTCCAGCTCTACGGCTGGGGCGCGACCTGCACCGACCAGCCGGAGATCAACTGCCAGTCCCGCTACCTCAAGTACGCCAACACCCGCGTGACCTCGGTCAACGGCCGCGACTACCGCGGCGGCATCGCGATCTCGGTGACCCGCGTCGACGGCATCGCGGCGGGCGGCGACTCGGGCGGCCCGATGTTCGCCACCAGCCCGGTGGACGGCAAGTACTACCAGGTGGGCGTCGCCTCCACGAGTGACCGCTCCACCCGCTCGAACTACACCGCCGTCACCCGCTACCGCGACTGGATCCGGTCCTACGCCGGCGTGTGA
- the rsrA gene encoding mycothiol system anti-sigma-R factor, producing MSCGEPHETDCSEVLSEVWLFLDHECDQKRRELLQTHLEECHPCLEEYGIEEHLKALLAKKCGGEHAPEELKRRLRARIRETTSDGRVDVSLDVEITTKTDA from the coding sequence ATGAGCTGCGGCGAACCGCACGAGACGGACTGCTCCGAGGTCCTGTCCGAGGTCTGGCTGTTCCTGGACCACGAGTGCGACCAGAAGCGGCGGGAGCTGCTCCAGACGCACCTGGAGGAGTGCCACCCGTGCTTGGAGGAGTACGGGATCGAGGAGCACCTCAAGGCCCTGCTCGCGAAGAAGTGCGGCGGCGAACACGCGCCGGAGGAGCTGAAACGCAGGCTTCGGGCCCGGATCCGGGAGACGACGTCGGACGGTCGCGTGGACGTGTCGCTGGACGTCGAGATCACGACCAAGACCGACGCCTAG
- a CDS encoding S24/S26 family peptidase yields MARAEPRPLPLVRVTGPSMFPTLRTGDVVVLEASRPARENDLVLVRWAQRPGQLSVKRAIRRDGEGWHVEGDNPFASTDSRTLGAAEVLGVIRFRIWPRPRRLR; encoded by the coding sequence TTGGCACGCGCCGAACCCAGGCCGTTGCCGCTGGTGCGGGTGACCGGGCCGTCCATGTTCCCGACGCTGCGGACCGGGGACGTGGTGGTCCTCGAAGCGTCCCGACCGGCCCGGGAGAACGATCTTGTGCTGGTCAGGTGGGCGCAGCGGCCCGGGCAGCTGTCGGTCAAGAGGGCGATCAGGAGGGACGGCGAGGGCTGGCACGTCGAGGGGGACAACCCGTTCGCGTCTACGGACTCGCGCACGCTGGGGGCGGCCGAGGTGCTGGGGGTGATCCGGTTTCGGATCTGGCCCCGGCCCCGGAGGCTCCGTTAG
- a CDS encoding SAM-dependent methyltransferase produces MQNPPRRVSANDAERPNVARLYDYYLGGAHNFAVDREFAEQSMKVIPTAEMVQHTRAFLRRAVRVCVAAGIRQFLDLGSGIPTAGNVHEVAQQVDPTCRVVYVDNEPATAAHGRTMLRDNPNVAMAEADLRDPDAVLNSPEARALLDLSEPVAVLMVAILPYLRDEDRPAELVARYREAMAPGSYLVVSHLTADVRPELVEKLVAVAAETMTPIMARSREEIEPLLEGFDLLEPGLVLATRWRGESEAGSGAETVSYGAVGVRR; encoded by the coding sequence GTGCAGAACCCCCCGAGGAGGGTGTCGGCGAACGACGCCGAGCGCCCCAACGTGGCCAGGCTGTACGACTACTACCTCGGCGGCGCGCACAACTTCGCGGTGGACCGGGAGTTCGCCGAGCAGTCCATGAAGGTCATCCCGACCGCCGAGATGGTCCAGCACACGCGTGCCTTCCTGCGCCGCGCCGTCCGCGTGTGCGTGGCGGCGGGCATCCGCCAGTTCCTCGACCTCGGCTCGGGCATCCCCACCGCCGGCAACGTCCACGAGGTCGCCCAGCAGGTCGATCCGACGTGCCGAGTGGTGTACGTCGACAACGAACCCGCCACCGCCGCCCACGGCCGCACGATGCTGCGCGACAACCCCAACGTCGCCATGGCCGAGGCCGACCTGCGCGACCCGGACGCGGTGCTGAACTCGCCCGAGGCGCGGGCGCTGCTGGACCTGTCCGAGCCGGTGGCCGTGCTGATGGTCGCGATCCTGCCGTACTTGAGGGACGAGGACCGCCCCGCCGAACTGGTCGCCCGGTACCGCGAGGCGATGGCGCCCGGCAGCTACCTCGTGGTCAGCCACCTGACGGCGGACGTGCGGCCGGAGCTGGTGGAGAAGCTGGTCGCGGTGGCGGCCGAGACGATGACCCCGATCATGGCGAGGTCCCGGGAGGAGATCGAGCCCCTGTTGGAGGGCTTCGACCTCCTCGAGCCGGGACTGGTGCTGGCCACGCGGTGGCGCGGAGAGAGCGAGGCCGGGTCGGGCGCGGAGACGGTCAGCTACGGGGCGGTCGGCGTCCGCCGCTGA
- a CDS encoding WhiB family transcriptional regulator: MDWRHRAICRDEDPELFFPVGNSGPALLQIAEAKTVCRRCPVVSDCLAWALESGQDAGVWGGMSEDERRALKRRNARTRARSNA, translated from the coding sequence ATGGACTGGCGCCACCGCGCGATCTGCCGCGACGAGGACCCCGAGCTGTTCTTCCCCGTGGGAAACAGCGGTCCTGCGCTCCTGCAGATCGCCGAGGCGAAGACCGTCTGCCGCCGTTGCCCTGTCGTCTCCGACTGCCTCGCGTGGGCGCTGGAGAGCGGCCAGGACGCCGGCGTGTGGGGCGGGATGAGCGAAGACGAGCGCCGCGCCCTCAAGCGCCGCAACGCCCGGACCCGGGCCCGCAGCAACGCCTGA
- a CDS encoding 50S ribosomal protein bL37: MSKRARKRRDRKKGGANHGKRPNA; the protein is encoded by the coding sequence ATGTCGAAGCGTGCCCGCAAGCGCCGCGACCGCAAGAAGGGCGGCGCCAACCACGGGAAGCGCCCCAACGCCTGA
- the sodN gene encoding superoxide dismutase, Ni, with the protein MRLLSRILRRPLLEATAHCDLPCGVYDPAQARIEAESIKAVQEKYQANEDPEFRERAILIKEQRSELVKHHLWVLWTDYFKPPHFEKYPELHDLFNRATKAAGAAGTKGSMDPAKGQELLDLIAQIDKIFWETKAAA; encoded by the coding sequence ATGCGACTGTTGTCGCGCATTCTCCGCCGCCCGCTACTGGAGGCCACCGCGCACTGCGACCTCCCGTGCGGTGTCTACGACCCGGCGCAGGCCCGGATCGAGGCGGAGTCGATCAAGGCGGTCCAGGAGAAGTACCAGGCCAACGAGGACCCCGAGTTCCGCGAGCGCGCGATCCTGATCAAGGAGCAGCGCAGCGAACTGGTCAAGCACCACCTGTGGGTCCTGTGGACCGACTACTTCAAGCCGCCGCACTTCGAGAAGTACCCCGAGCTGCACGACCTCTTCAACCGCGCCACCAAGGCCGCGGGTGCCGCCGGCACCAAGGGTTCGATGGACCCGGCGAAGGGCCAGGAGCTGCTCGACCTGATCGCCCAGATCGACAAGATCTTCTGGGAGACGAAGGCCGCGGCCTGA
- a CDS encoding DUF5684 domain-containing protein: MNQTDASVGVVPIIIGLAVAVFMIAAMWKVFAKAGQPGWAAIIPIYNIYVLLKVAGRPGWWLILMIIPLVNLIVSIIVSLDVAKSFGKSGAFGFFGLWLFGIIGYPILGFGDARYQGPAAA, translated from the coding sequence GTGAACCAGACCGACGCCTCCGTGGGTGTTGTCCCGATCATCATCGGCCTCGCGGTCGCGGTGTTCATGATCGCCGCGATGTGGAAGGTGTTCGCCAAGGCCGGTCAGCCGGGCTGGGCGGCGATCATCCCGATCTACAACATCTACGTGCTGCTCAAGGTCGCCGGCCGGCCGGGCTGGTGGCTGATCCTGATGATCATCCCGCTGGTCAACCTGATCGTCTCGATCATCGTGTCGCTGGACGTCGCCAAGTCGTTCGGCAAGAGCGGCGCGTTCGGGTTCTTCGGCCTGTGGCTGTTCGGGATCATCGGCTACCCGATCCTGGGCTTCGGCGACGCCCGCTACCAGGGCCCCGCGGCGGCCTGA
- a CDS encoding PAS domain-containing sensor histidine kinase, with amino-acid sequence MSTLTDLLAEHTKLSGSAVDHLQLVVAEWQLLSDLSFADFLLWVPLDESTFLCVAQARPTTAPTAHPEDVVGSTVDVEEHPQLRRAMTESRICREEDPRWHLGVPVRREAIPVRLGRDVIAVLSRNTNLAVPRVPSPLEISYLGSAADLCQMISDGTFPTTEPSPDVHTSPRVGDGLIRLDASGAVVFASPNALSAYHRMGHASDLVGVHLAPLTRSLIGDPFDATEVAQRIRMALDGQPSMRIEAESRRGAAVLFRALPLRPRGSAAGALVLCRDVTEVRRRDRALLSKDATIREIHHRVKNNLQTVAALLRLQSRRTSSEEAREALAESVRRVTSIAMVHETLSMSVDERVDLDDVVDKVIPMMSDVAATESQVVVRREGPFGIVPAELATPLVMVLTELVQNAFEHAYAAGQRGEVVVHAERSAKYLDVVISDDGKGLPPGFSLERTDRLGLQIVRTLVESELRGSLSLRRRPKGGTEAVLRVPLRPRR; translated from the coding sequence CTGTCCACGCTCACCGACCTGCTGGCTGAACACACCAAGCTGTCCGGTTCGGCCGTCGACCACCTCCAGCTCGTGGTGGCCGAGTGGCAGTTGCTGTCCGACCTGTCCTTCGCCGACTTCCTGCTGTGGGTGCCGCTGGACGAGTCCACGTTCCTGTGCGTCGCCCAGGCCCGTCCGACCACCGCGCCCACGGCGCACCCGGAGGACGTGGTGGGCAGCACCGTGGACGTCGAGGAGCACCCGCAGCTGCGCCGCGCCATGACCGAGTCGCGCATCTGCCGTGAGGAGGACCCGCGCTGGCACCTGGGCGTTCCCGTGCGCCGTGAGGCCATCCCGGTGCGCCTGGGCCGCGACGTCATCGCGGTGCTCAGCCGGAACACGAACCTGGCTGTGCCGCGCGTGCCGAGCCCGCTGGAGATCTCCTACCTGGGCAGCGCGGCCGACCTGTGCCAGATGATCTCGGACGGGACGTTCCCCACCACCGAGCCGTCACCGGACGTGCACACCAGCCCGCGCGTCGGCGACGGCCTGATCCGCCTGGACGCCTCCGGCGCCGTGGTGTTCGCCAGCCCGAACGCGCTGAGCGCCTACCACCGCATGGGCCACGCGTCCGACCTGGTCGGGGTGCACCTCGCGCCGCTGACGCGGTCGCTGATCGGGGACCCGTTCGACGCCACCGAGGTCGCCCAGCGGATCCGGATGGCGCTGGACGGGCAGCCCAGCATGCGCATCGAGGCCGAGAGCAGGCGCGGCGCGGCGGTGCTGTTCCGGGCGCTGCCGCTGCGGCCGCGGGGTAGCGCCGCGGGTGCGTTGGTGCTGTGCCGGGACGTGACGGAGGTGCGGCGGCGGGACCGGGCGCTGCTGTCCAAGGACGCCACGATCCGCGAGATCCACCACCGGGTGAAGAACAACCTCCAGACCGTGGCCGCGCTGCTGCGCCTCCAGAGCCGCCGGACCAGCAGCGAGGAGGCGCGGGAGGCGCTGGCGGAGTCGGTGCGGCGGGTCACGTCGATCGCGATGGTGCACGAGACGCTGTCGATGTCCGTGGACGAGCGGGTCGACCTGGACGACGTCGTGGACAAGGTCATCCCGATGATGTCCGACGTGGCCGCCACCGAGTCGCAGGTGGTGGTGCGGCGGGAGGGGCCGTTCGGGATCGTGCCGGCGGAGTTGGCCACGCCGTTGGTGATGGTGTTGACGGAGCTGGTGCAGAACGCGTTCGAGCACGCTTACGCCGCTGGTCAGCGGGGTGAGGTGGTCGTGCACGCGGAGCGGTCGGCGAAGTACCTGGACGTGGTCATCTCCGACGACGGCAAGGGCCTGCCGCCGGGGTTCTCGCTGGAGCGGACCGACCGGCTCGGGTTGCAGATCGTGCGGACCCTGGTGGAGTCCGAGCTGCGGGGGAGCCTCAGCCTGCGGCGACGCCCCAAGGGCGGCACGGAAGCCGTGCTCCGCGTGCCCCTGCGGCCCCGGCGCTGA
- a CDS encoding aminoglycoside phosphotransferase family protein: MEDLHSAPPPSGLTRTLRDRAEEFIVRIGRRVVEPIVAARVPAAMWERTVARCRALLDSPTREVLLHGDLHPGNVLDGGARGLVAIDPKTCVGDPCFDAMDYVVDGAGEEGVEARCAAVAAACGLDAERLMEWSRVNAVLAAVGHLTLGDGSEETIGELLALARWSAGQPTPGDMSTGPSEEHGR; this comes from the coding sequence GTGGAGGACCTGCACTCGGCCCCGCCGCCTTCGGGCCTGACGCGGACGCTGCGGGACCGGGCGGAGGAGTTCATCGTCCGGATCGGCCGCCGTGTTGTGGAGCCGATCGTCGCCGCGCGTGTTCCGGCGGCGATGTGGGAGCGGACTGTCGCCCGGTGCCGAGCGTTGCTCGACTCCCCGACCCGGGAGGTGCTGCTGCACGGGGACCTGCACCCGGGCAACGTGCTGGACGGCGGTGCGCGCGGGTTGGTGGCGATCGACCCGAAGACGTGTGTGGGTGACCCGTGCTTCGACGCCATGGACTACGTGGTGGACGGGGCGGGGGAGGAAGGGGTGGAGGCGCGGTGTGCGGCGGTCGCGGCGGCGTGTGGCCTGGATGCCGAGCGGCTGATGGAGTGGTCGCGGGTCAACGCCGTTCTGGCTGCTGTCGGGCACTTGACCTTGGGTGACGGGTCGGAGGAGACGATCGGGGAGTTGCTGGCCCTGGCCCGCTGGTCCGCGGGGCAGCCGACGCCGGGCGACATGTCGACGGGTCCCAGTGAGGAGCACGGCCGCTGA
- a CDS encoding histidine phosphatase family protein yields the protein MSSHVYLLRHGQTEWSESGRHTGRTDVPLTSEGEQQARRAGAVLARLRGTDLPPALVLSSPRERAWRTAQLAGLDAGHTEELAEWDYGDYEGLTTPQIRETVPGWTVWTHPIPNGESHGDVQKRAIGVLERAKRALPGGDVVLIGHGHFSRVLIATWLNLPPSEGVHFGLDPAGLTVLGDERGDPQVRRLNVPAWEVDE from the coding sequence GTGAGTTCCCACGTGTACCTGTTGCGCCATGGCCAGACCGAGTGGTCCGAAAGCGGGCGGCACACCGGGCGGACCGATGTTCCACTCACGTCCGAGGGCGAGCAGCAGGCGCGGCGGGCCGGGGCGGTGTTGGCGCGGTTGCGGGGCACGGACCTGCCGCCGGCGTTGGTGTTGTCGAGTCCGCGTGAGCGGGCGTGGCGGACCGCTCAGCTGGCCGGGCTCGACGCCGGGCACACCGAAGAGCTCGCCGAGTGGGACTACGGCGACTACGAAGGCCTCACCACGCCCCAGATCCGGGAGACCGTCCCCGGCTGGACGGTGTGGACGCACCCCATCCCGAACGGCGAGAGCCACGGTGACGTCCAGAAGCGCGCGATCGGCGTGCTGGAGCGTGCCAAGCGGGCGCTGCCCGGCGGGGACGTCGTGCTCATCGGGCACGGGCACTTCAGCCGCGTCCTCATCGCCACCTGGCTGAACCTGCCGCCCAGCGAGGGCGTCCACTTCGGACTAGACCCGGCCGGCCTGACCGTGCTCGGCGACGAGCGCGGCGACCCGCAGGTCCGCCGCCTGAACGTGCCCGCCTGGGAGGTGGACGAATGA
- a CDS encoding GNAT family N-acetyltransferase, translated as MTDDRIRRARPEDVPAMVGLAEELAEYERARHECRLTVDQLHTALFRDNPALFGHVAEVDGRVVGMALWFLNFSTWRGTHGIYLEDLYVQPGQRGGGLGKALLQALAQECVANGYQRLEWSVLDWNAPAIGFYKSLGAIPMDEWTVYRLTDQALADLGRAEA; from the coding sequence ATGACCGATGACCGCATCCGCCGCGCGCGGCCCGAGGACGTGCCCGCGATGGTCGGCCTGGCCGAGGAACTCGCCGAGTACGAACGCGCCCGCCACGAGTGCCGGCTGACCGTCGACCAGCTCCACACCGCGCTCTTCCGGGACAACCCGGCCCTGTTCGGGCACGTGGCCGAAGTGGACGGTCGTGTGGTCGGCATGGCGTTGTGGTTCCTGAACTTCTCCACCTGGCGCGGCACGCACGGCATCTACCTGGAGGACCTGTACGTCCAGCCCGGTCAGCGCGGCGGCGGCTTGGGCAAGGCCCTGCTCCAGGCCTTGGCGCAGGAGTGCGTGGCCAACGGCTACCAGCGGCTGGAGTGGTCGGTGCTGGACTGGAACGCCCCCGCGATCGGCTTCTACAAGTCGCTGGGCGCCATCCCGATGGACGAGTGGACCGTCTACCGCCTCACCGACCAGGCCCTCGCCGACCTCGGCCGGGCCGAGGCCTGA